A window from Erythrobacter sp. YJ-T3-07 encodes these proteins:
- a CDS encoding YggS family pyridoxal phosphate-dependent enzyme: protein MDSAAALTQVEERIARACTIAKRERAEVNLIAVSKTHPVDRIEPVLEAGQRLFGENRVQEAQDKWPTLRERFPDVELHLIGQLQSNKAEDAATLFDVIHSLDRPSLLKALAKAYDKLGRRVPCFIQVDVGEEDQKGGCAIADLPDLIEQAREAEIPLLGLMCIPPADKEPAPFFALLGELARRHEPEPGAWGLSMGMSSDYETAIMLGATHIRVGSALFGERG from the coding sequence ATGGATAGCGCAGCAGCCCTTACACAAGTCGAAGAGCGGATCGCCCGCGCCTGCACGATCGCCAAGCGCGAGCGGGCCGAGGTCAACCTGATCGCGGTCAGCAAGACCCACCCGGTCGATCGGATCGAACCGGTGCTGGAAGCAGGCCAGCGCCTGTTCGGCGAAAACCGCGTGCAGGAGGCGCAGGACAAGTGGCCCACCCTGCGCGAGCGCTTCCCCGACGTGGAACTTCACCTGATCGGCCAGCTGCAATCGAACAAGGCGGAGGACGCCGCCACACTGTTCGACGTGATCCACTCGCTCGACCGGCCCAGCCTGCTCAAGGCGCTGGCCAAGGCGTATGACAAGCTGGGCAGGCGCGTGCCGTGCTTCATCCAGGTCGATGTCGGCGAGGAAGACCAGAAAGGCGGCTGCGCGATTGCCGACCTGCCCGATCTGATTGAGCAGGCGCGAGAGGCGGAGATCCCGCTACTCGGCCTGATGTGCATCCCCCCCGCCGACAAGGAACCCGCGCCCTTCTTCGCGCTGCTGGGCGAACTGGCGCGCCGGCACGAGCCCGAGCCGGGTGCTTGGGGCCTGAGCATGGGGATGAGCTCAGACTACGAGACGGCGATCATGCTCGGCGCGACCCACATCCGCGTCGGCTCCGCACTGTTTGGTGAGCGGGGCTGA
- a CDS encoding TetR family transcriptional regulator: protein MAEGAKRSGSYPKSDATQAAILAAALTEFGAHGFAAATTRRIADAAGVTLPSIAYHFGGKEGLYVACAHEIVRRFQEATSELTAPLARLASAPGDPDAARALIADTLKRVLRLFLDPVGGQTQADFAIRELRERGPGFAILHDQLWAPGVAGLAQLVGLARGGREATPADRTDALLLISSLLAFAMGREVSLQLLGHESESAAVEMIDAAIDRRINQL from the coding sequence ATGGCTGAGGGCGCGAAGCGCAGCGGGAGCTATCCCAAGAGCGACGCAACTCAGGCGGCGATCCTGGCAGCCGCGCTCACCGAATTCGGCGCGCACGGCTTCGCTGCGGCAACCACGCGGCGGATCGCCGACGCGGCAGGCGTCACGCTGCCTTCGATCGCCTATCATTTCGGCGGGAAGGAGGGGCTGTATGTCGCCTGCGCGCACGAGATCGTTCGGCGTTTTCAGGAGGCGACCAGCGAGCTGACCGCGCCGCTCGCGCGGCTGGCCTCCGCGCCCGGTGACCCGGACGCCGCACGCGCGCTGATCGCCGATACGCTCAAGCGCGTGCTGCGCCTGTTCCTCGATCCGGTCGGCGGCCAGACGCAGGCGGATTTCGCAATCCGCGAACTGCGAGAGCGCGGCCCGGGCTTCGCCATCCTGCACGATCAGCTCTGGGCACCCGGCGTCGCGGGGCTGGCGCAGCTCGTCGGCCTGGCGCGCGGCGGGCGGGAGGCCACCCCTGCCGACCGCACCGACGCGCTGCTCCTGATCTCGAGCCTGTTGGCGTTTGCGATGGGTCGCGAAGTGTCGCTGCAGCTTTTGGGCCACGAGTCCGAAAGTGCGGCGGTGGAGATGATCGATGCGGCGATCGACCGGCGCATCAATCAACTTTGA
- a CDS encoding thiamine phosphate synthase gives MPIQPRPEELPRLWLMSDARNDAVLEDALARLPESSALVFRHYHLGSVARRERFEMLRSICRSKSVRLILSNRASEARAWGADGVYGPPGRLGDAADMLRITTAHDAAELVAAGAADAHAVMISPVFATRSHPGAPVLGPEGFHDLARRTRLPVIALGGMTAERARDLGVARWAAIDGLS, from the coding sequence ATGCCGATCCAGCCCCGACCCGAAGAACTGCCACGTCTCTGGCTGATGTCCGACGCCCGCAACGACGCAGTGCTGGAGGATGCCCTGGCGCGCCTGCCGGAAAGCTCCGCGCTCGTCTTCCGGCACTATCATCTGGGCAGCGTGGCGCGGCGGGAGAGGTTCGAAATGCTGCGCAGCATCTGCCGCAGCAAAAGCGTGCGCCTGATCCTGTCGAACCGCGCGTCGGAGGCGCGTGCGTGGGGTGCGGACGGTGTCTATGGCCCGCCCGGCAGGCTCGGCGATGCTGCGGACATGCTGCGCATCACCACCGCGCATGATGCCGCCGAACTTGTCGCCGCCGGGGCCGCAGATGCGCACGCGGTGATGATCTCCCCCGTGTTTGCCACCCGCAGCCATCCCGGCGCCCCCGTGCTTGGCCCTGAGGGCTTCCACGATCTCGCGCGGCGCACCCGCCTCCCGGTTATCGCGCTGGGCGGGATGACGGCAGAGCGCGCGCGCGACCTTGGCGTCGCGCGCTGGGCGGCGATCGACGGGCTTTCCTGA